The proteins below are encoded in one region of Peptococcaceae bacterium 1198_IL3148:
- a CDS encoding class I SAM-dependent methyltransferase, with translation MYNNLAQYYDYIFPAGQNQLNFFKHMFAEHKINSVLDLACGSGNYSLEFARWGLDVVGVDFEEAMVRLAKQKAVNAGIEQVNFLVGDMRDLSDLQQPFDAIICIGNSLVHLLTDDDLNKALHEMNRLLKPNGLLILQILNYDYIIEKGITTLPDITNQAAGLVFTRQYESRADGLIDFNTALILNDGYKQRSLDTGTVPLRPLRPQELEKFLLNNGFKAANFYGDFKSTPLQIKNHMTLVATTIKG, from the coding sequence TTGTATAATAATTTAGCCCAATACTATGACTATATTTTCCCTGCGGGACAAAACCAATTAAACTTCTTTAAGCATATGTTTGCCGAGCACAAAATTAACAGCGTGCTTGATCTGGCATGTGGTTCGGGGAATTACAGTCTAGAGTTCGCCCGTTGGGGATTAGATGTAGTCGGTGTGGATTTTGAAGAGGCCATGGTCCGCTTAGCGAAGCAAAAGGCCGTAAATGCCGGCATAGAGCAAGTTAACTTTTTGGTGGGTGACATGAGGGATTTATCCGATTTACAACAACCCTTTGACGCCATTATCTGTATCGGCAATTCCTTGGTTCATCTCTTAACCGATGATGACCTTAACAAAGCTTTGCATGAAATGAATCGGTTGTTAAAGCCCAATGGGTTATTGATACTGCAAATACTCAATTATGATTACATTATCGAAAAGGGCATCACCACGCTGCCGGATATCACCAACCAGGCAGCAGGCTTAGTCTTTACCAGACAATATGAATCTAGAGCCGATGGTTTAATCGATTTTAATACAGCCTTAATTCTAAATGATGGTTATAAGCAAAGATCATTGGATACCGGCACCGTTCCACTGCGCCCATTGCGCCCCCAGGAATTAGAAAAGTTTTTATTAAATAATGGCTTTAAAGCAGCTAATTTTTACGGTGACTTTAAAAGCACTCCGCTGCAAATTAAAAATCACATGACACTGGTGGCCACAACAATTAAAGGATAG
- a CDS encoding Crp/Fnr family transcriptional regulator, with the protein MVKTNITYLKKCFLFSELNEEQLLKIAKLIQDRHYQRGQFIFIESEPGKALFILKQGLIKLTKRTEDGREHILHFVHPGEIFAEVVLFGDASYPATAEVQQNSIVGSIGNADMEQLIKDNPEIAVSMLHIMARRLRIAQDKAMNLALNDVRRRLIFVLLDLASENGCATEKGIEINLSLTNQELANMVGTSRESVNRIINDLKKGGTLDVNRQQIIILNKQKLRSLM; encoded by the coding sequence ATGGTAAAAACAAATATTACCTATTTAAAAAAGTGTTTTCTTTTTTCAGAACTCAATGAAGAACAGCTTCTTAAAATTGCTAAACTGATCCAAGACCGCCACTACCAACGGGGACAGTTTATTTTTATTGAAAGCGAACCAGGGAAAGCCCTGTTTATTTTGAAGCAAGGGTTAATCAAATTAACCAAGCGCACCGAAGATGGTCGAGAGCATATTCTACATTTTGTGCATCCAGGGGAGATTTTCGCCGAAGTGGTGCTTTTCGGTGATGCCAGTTACCCGGCAACAGCAGAGGTACAACAGAATTCCATCGTGGGATCGATAGGCAATGCTGACATGGAACAGTTAATCAAAGATAACCCAGAAATCGCTGTTTCCATGTTGCATATTATGGCCCGCCGCCTGCGCATCGCCCAAGACAAAGCGATGAATCTGGCGCTAAACGATGTCCGGAGAAGATTGATATTTGTATTACTGGATTTGGCCAGCGAAAATGGCTGTGCCACTGAAAAAGGTATTGAAATTAATTTATCCTTAACCAATCAGGAACTGGCCAACATGGTTGGTACCTCCAGAGAATCTGTCAATAGAATCATCAATGACTTAAAGAAAGGCGGCACGCTGGATGTAAACCGGCAACAAATTATTATTCTCAATAAACAAAAGCTGCGCAGCCTGATGTAA
- a CDS encoding DUF2383 domain-containing protein, translated as MATIVLEVSVLDKQVDVLNKVLIGEHMAIDFYNMIIEKLDNEDLRQLLVQIQQQHEKHVLNLTQRIKDIGGSVEDDLGVKGMLAKSMFKLQTLGKLDELDALMTLYDGEDKGTASTENLMDQLDQENKKLVEENLSEDHDHLKILKTIISQMEGKNLH; from the coding sequence ATGGCAACAATAGTCTTGGAGGTGAGTGTACTGGACAAGCAGGTTGATGTACTAAATAAAGTGCTTATTGGCGAGCATATGGCTATAGATTTCTATAATATGATTATTGAAAAGTTAGATAACGAGGACTTGCGTCAGTTATTGGTTCAAATTCAACAACAGCATGAAAAACATGTCTTAAACTTAACCCAACGGATTAAAGACATTGGCGGCAGTGTAGAGGATGATTTGGGGGTTAAAGGCATGTTGGCAAAATCTATGTTTAAACTACAGACCCTAGGTAAACTGGATGAATTGGATGCCTTAATGACTCTGTATGACGGAGAAGATAAAGGTACTGCATCTACTGAAAATTTGATGGACCAATTGGATCAAGAGAATAAAAAATTGGTGGAAGAAAATCTGTCCGAAGATCACGATCATTTAAAAATATTAAAAACCATCATTAGCCAGATGGAAGGTAAAAATCTACATTAA
- a CDS encoding Coenzyme F420 hydrogenase/dehydrogenase, beta subunit C-terminal domain: MKNFILKVENKDPVAAVAGFMKGLLTQGVVEALFVQQIARGGATVHALVKNPEALADSNPLAPISLQNAARLVADFSNRELDQKVGVVLRSCEVRALIELTKLKQANLDNLVIIGIDCLGTFNPSDYSQLVKSGKLNPSEWAISAVAGDTVIDGVNVRPACQICDHITAEHGTIHIGWVGMDAANELLIEVDDQYAAQINSIGLTEVGEKSERNAVIKKLLDDRSAAKDKALAEYNERFSSMDNLMTELATCLKCGNCRQACPICFCRECVFLSPTFNHDASKYLTWATRKGKIEMPTDTVLFHLTRANHMGSSCVNCGQCEAACPSNIPVSAMFQVMSKKVQDLFEYVPGRDIDEPLPLTTYKEVELEPR; this comes from the coding sequence GTGAAAAACTTTATATTAAAGGTTGAAAACAAAGATCCTGTAGCTGCCGTTGCTGGCTTTATGAAGGGGTTGTTAACCCAAGGTGTTGTGGAAGCATTGTTTGTCCAGCAAATTGCTCGGGGTGGGGCTACAGTTCATGCATTGGTTAAGAACCCAGAGGCACTGGCCGACTCAAACCCACTGGCACCTATTAGTTTGCAAAATGCTGCCCGTTTGGTTGCTGATTTTTCCAATCGGGAGTTGGATCAAAAAGTAGGTGTAGTGTTGCGTTCTTGCGAAGTTAGGGCGTTAATCGAGCTAACTAAGCTAAAGCAAGCCAATTTAGACAACTTGGTGATTATCGGTATTGACTGTCTAGGTACCTTTAACCCCAGTGATTATAGCCAATTGGTCAAATCAGGCAAACTAAATCCGTCAGAGTGGGCAATAAGCGCTGTTGCCGGTGATACTGTAATAGATGGTGTTAATGTGCGACCGGCTTGCCAAATATGTGACCATATCACCGCAGAGCACGGCACCATTCATATCGGTTGGGTAGGTATGGACGCTGCCAATGAACTATTAATAGAAGTTGACGATCAGTACGCTGCCCAAATTAATAGCATTGGGCTGACAGAGGTTGGTGAAAAATCTGAGCGCAATGCAGTAATTAAAAAATTGCTCGATGACCGAAGCGCAGCCAAGGATAAAGCTCTGGCTGAATATAACGAAAGATTTAGCAGCATGGATAATTTAATGACCGAATTGGCCACTTGTTTAAAATGTGGCAACTGTCGTCAAGCTTGTCCCATTTGTTTCTGTCGTGAATGTGTATTTTTAAGCCCGACATTTAACCACGACGCCAGCAAATATTTAACTTGGGCAACTCGCAAAGGGAAAATCGAAATGCCCACCGATACTGTGCTGTTCCACTTAACCAGAGCTAACCATATGGGATCATCCTGTGTAAACTGTGGCCAGTGCGAAGCGGCGTGTCCAAGTAATATACCAGTGAGCGCCATGTTCCAAGTAATGAGTAAGAAGGTTCAAGATTTATTTGAATATGTGCCAGGAAGAGATATTGATGAACCCCTGCCACTGACCACCTATAAAGAGGTGGAACTGGAACCCAGATAA
- a CDS encoding hydrogenase iron-sulfur subunit — protein MMCNWCSYTGADLAGTNRIQYPPNVRIVRVMCTGSVDPLYLIRPLLEGADAVLVGGUHPGDCHYGSGNYKARRKIAMVKELLKQYGIAEDRLWFRFISASEANYFGQTITEMVDKLKQLGPNPLGKEWQT, from the coding sequence ATGATGTGCAACTGGTGTTCTTATACCGGTGCTGACTTGGCGGGTACAAATCGTATTCAATACCCCCCTAACGTGCGCATTGTACGGGTTATGTGCACCGGTTCAGTTGACCCGCTTTATTTAATCAGACCACTTTTAGAGGGTGCTGATGCAGTTTTAGTAGGTGGCTGACACCCTGGTGACTGCCACTATGGTAGTGGCAATTATAAAGCCCGTCGCAAAATTGCGATGGTCAAAGAACTGTTAAAGCAGTACGGCATAGCGGAAGATCGCTTATGGTTCCGTTTTATCAGCGCTTCCGAGGCTAACTACTTTGGTCAAACCATCACCGAAATGGTTGATAAATTAAAACAATTAGGTCCCAACCCATTGGGTAAAGAGTGGCAGACTTAA
- a CDS encoding CoB--CoM heterodisulfide reductase iron-sulfur subunit A family protein: MNSNQKLLTGAVLVVGGGISGMQSALDLAEAGYKVYLLETKPAVGGTMAMLDKTFPTNDCAMCTMSPKLVDVGRHLNIEILTNTDLVNLEGQPGNFKAKVYKRARYVDETKCIACGRCADECPVKVPSEFDGGLGIRKAIYKLYAQATPNAYAIDSTKCLRLKNPKACGKCLKACEAGAINHQMQDEELVLEVGSVILSPGFEPLKPTPYGEYGWGIYKNVLTSIQFERMLSASGPFQGHVCRPSDHQEPKKIAFIQCVGSRDCNRGNSYCSAVCCMYATKQAIIAKEHMSEVDTTIFYMDIRAYGKDFEKYYDRARLENGVNYKRCMVSSVKELQQSNNLLIRYRTPNGEFVEEEFDMLVLSVALKPSSSASELAKAAGIELDEYGYCKTDEFNPGATTRPGVYTGGAFVAPKDIPETVGDASCAAARAAAALAEVRGTLTKVKEYPPERDVSAEEPRVGAFICNCGINIGSIVRVPEVVEYAKKIPGVVHSEEFLFTCSQDSIERIKERVVEHNLNRVVVASCTPRTHAPLFMASIREVGLNPYLFEQANIREHASWVHRDNPDAATEKAKDLVKMAVSKVKLAKPVHTSSFEINRKALVIGGGVTGMTTALNLANQGFSAYLVEKEAVLGGNANQLRYTLDGNDPQQLVADLSRQVNENSMIEVLTDAEITEVAGYLGNYSTTVKIGDIPRVLEHGVVIIATGAEEATPTEYLYGENAGVVTQRELEQRLAEEDLTGINNVVMIQCVGSRQPGRPYCSRVCCSHAIKNALRIKKSKPKANVFVLYRDIRTYGTKEEYYRQAREQGVIFVRYELDDKPVVSVNDNKIKVEIKDPVLNRQLVLDSDLLVLSTGIVPRADSEKLSQMFKVTLNADGFYSEAHMKLRPVDFAADGLYLCGLAHSPKLIGESLAQGNAAAIRALSMLGKDRLESLGTVATVNEKWCKGCGLCVNICPYDARYIDEINHVARVREVLCQGCGACVAACPSNASQQNSFEKQQILTMLDAAIF, encoded by the coding sequence ATGAATAGTAATCAAAAACTGCTTACCGGTGCAGTTTTAGTGGTTGGCGGTGGGATATCTGGCATGCAATCCGCTTTGGATTTAGCCGAGGCTGGTTATAAGGTGTATCTGTTAGAAACTAAGCCAGCCGTAGGTGGAACCATGGCCATGTTGGATAAGACTTTTCCCACCAACGACTGTGCGATGTGTACAATGTCTCCTAAATTGGTGGATGTTGGCAGGCACTTAAATATTGAAATCCTAACCAACACTGATTTAGTAAATCTGGAAGGCCAACCGGGAAATTTTAAAGCCAAAGTATACAAACGAGCAAGGTACGTTGATGAAACTAAGTGTATAGCTTGTGGACGTTGTGCAGATGAATGTCCTGTTAAAGTGCCATCGGAGTTTGATGGTGGATTGGGGATCAGAAAAGCCATTTACAAATTGTATGCCCAGGCTACGCCAAATGCCTATGCAATCGACAGCACTAAATGTTTAAGATTAAAGAACCCCAAGGCCTGTGGTAAATGTTTAAAGGCCTGTGAAGCTGGAGCCATTAACCACCAAATGCAAGATGAGGAATTGGTGCTGGAAGTAGGTTCTGTGATTTTATCCCCTGGCTTTGAACCGCTGAAACCGACTCCCTATGGTGAGTATGGTTGGGGTATTTATAAAAATGTATTGACCAGTATTCAATTTGAACGGATGTTGTCTGCTTCTGGCCCCTTCCAAGGACACGTTTGTAGACCTTCCGATCATCAGGAGCCGAAGAAGATAGCGTTTATTCAATGTGTCGGTTCTCGGGATTGCAATCGTGGCAATAGTTATTGCTCTGCTGTTTGCTGCATGTATGCCACTAAACAAGCCATCATTGCTAAGGAACATATGAGTGAGGTTGATACCACCATCTTCTACATGGATATCAGAGCCTATGGTAAGGATTTTGAAAAGTACTATGATCGTGCCCGATTGGAGAACGGTGTTAATTATAAACGTTGCATGGTTTCGTCTGTTAAAGAACTGCAGCAAAGTAACAACTTGTTAATTCGTTACCGGACCCCTAACGGCGAGTTTGTTGAAGAAGAGTTCGACATGTTGGTTCTTTCGGTGGCCTTAAAACCCAGCAGTTCCGCTTCTGAGTTGGCCAAGGCTGCGGGCATTGAGTTGGACGAATATGGGTATTGCAAAACCGATGAATTTAATCCCGGTGCCACCACTAGACCCGGTGTGTATACCGGAGGGGCCTTTGTAGCTCCCAAAGATATTCCGGAAACCGTTGGCGACGCCAGTTGTGCTGCCGCCAGGGCAGCGGCTGCATTGGCCGAAGTGCGGGGGACATTAACCAAGGTTAAAGAATACCCGCCGGAAAGGGATGTTTCCGCTGAAGAACCTAGGGTCGGTGCCTTTATCTGCAACTGCGGTATCAATATTGGTTCAATAGTGAGAGTACCTGAAGTGGTGGAATATGCTAAAAAAATACCCGGCGTAGTTCATTCCGAGGAGTTTTTATTCACCTGTTCCCAAGATAGTATTGAACGGATCAAGGAACGGGTAGTGGAACACAATTTAAACCGTGTGGTGGTGGCATCCTGTACACCGCGAACCCACGCGCCGCTATTTATGGCCAGTATTCGGGAAGTTGGTTTAAACCCATATTTGTTTGAGCAAGCAAATATTCGTGAGCATGCCAGTTGGGTTCACCGTGATAACCCCGATGCAGCCACCGAAAAGGCTAAGGATTTGGTGAAAATGGCGGTTTCCAAAGTTAAATTAGCCAAGCCAGTTCATACCTCTTCCTTTGAAATTAACCGCAAAGCGCTGGTTATTGGTGGCGGAGTTACCGGCATGACCACCGCCCTTAATTTAGCCAACCAAGGCTTTAGTGCCTACCTGGTGGAGAAGGAAGCGGTTTTGGGTGGTAATGCTAATCAGTTGCGCTATACATTGGACGGTAACGATCCGCAACAGCTGGTGGCCGATCTAAGTAGACAAGTAAACGAAAACTCGATGATAGAGGTTTTAACTGATGCTGAAATTACAGAGGTTGCTGGTTACCTTGGTAACTACAGCACCACTGTTAAAATCGGTGACATTCCCAGAGTGTTGGAGCATGGGGTGGTGATTATCGCCACCGGTGCCGAAGAAGCCACACCCACCGAATATTTGTATGGCGAAAATGCTGGAGTGGTCACCCAACGGGAACTGGAACAACGTTTGGCCGAAGAAGATTTAACTGGCATCAATAACGTAGTGATGATTCAATGTGTGGGATCACGGCAGCCGGGAAGGCCTTACTGCAGTCGGGTCTGCTGTTCCCATGCCATCAAGAATGCTTTACGCATTAAAAAATCAAAGCCAAAAGCCAATGTATTTGTGCTGTATCGCGATATCCGTACCTATGGTACGAAGGAGGAGTATTATCGTCAGGCCAGAGAACAAGGTGTAATTTTTGTTCGTTATGAACTGGACGACAAACCGGTAGTGTCTGTCAATGACAATAAAATAAAAGTTGAAATAAAAGACCCGGTACTAAACCGTCAGTTAGTATTGGATTCAGATTTGCTGGTATTATCCACCGGTATAGTTCCCCGGGCCGATAGCGAAAAACTGTCGCAAATGTTTAAAGTTACTTTAAATGCCGATGGCTTTTATTCAGAAGCCCACATGAAGTTGCGCCCCGTTGACTTTGCCGCCGATGGTTTATATTTATGTGGCTTGGCGCACTCACCCAAACTAATTGGTGAATCCTTAGCCCAAGGTAATGCTGCCGCCATTAGGGCACTGTCCATGTTGGGTAAAGATCGCTTGGAGAGCCTGGGTACAGTGGCTACCGTCAATGAAAAATGGTGTAAAGGTTGTGGGCTGTGCGTTAACATTTGCCCATACGACGCTCGCTATATAGATGAGATTAACCATGTTGCCCGGGTAAGAGAAGTACTGTGTCAAGGTTGTGGCGCCTGTGTAGCAGCATGCCCGAGCAACGCCAGTCAGCAAAACAGTTTTGAAAAGCAACAAATTCTTACCATGTTGGATGCAGCTATTTTCTAA
- a CDS encoding CoB--CoM heterodisulfide reductase iron-sulfur subunit B family protein — protein sequence MRFAYYPGCSLESTAIEFDYSIRAVCKALEVDLVELPDWICCGSTSAHATSHDLAIALPAQNLLIAEELRLNPLVPCSACYNRLKTAEHEIKKSEQLRGQVEGLLGHRFSGEINTKSALEAFVKDIGLDAIKKRVENKLTGLKVVCYYGCLTSRPKEAVAFEDPENPQSMDQLMKSLGAEPLVWSYKTDCCGASFSITKSDMVYGMTGKILAGAVEAGAQAIVTTCPLCQTNLETRRQAGVNIPVFYFTELMGLAFGLKETNSWFKKHMVDPTPLIRSMTLES from the coding sequence ATGAGATTCGCTTATTACCCTGGTTGTTCCTTAGAGTCCACCGCCATCGAGTTTGACTATTCAATCAGAGCAGTTTGTAAAGCTCTAGAGGTTGACCTGGTAGAATTACCAGATTGGATTTGTTGTGGTTCAACGTCAGCCCACGCCACCTCCCATGACTTGGCCATTGCTCTGCCAGCGCAAAACTTGTTGATTGCCGAAGAATTAAGACTGAACCCACTGGTTCCTTGTTCAGCCTGCTACAACAGGTTAAAAACAGCGGAACATGAGATCAAAAAAAGTGAACAACTGAGGGGTCAAGTGGAAGGTTTACTGGGGCACCGATTTAGCGGTGAAATTAACACCAAATCTGCCTTAGAAGCTTTTGTAAAGGATATTGGCCTGGATGCCATCAAGAAAAGGGTTGAAAATAAGTTAACAGGGCTTAAGGTGGTTTGCTATTATGGTTGCTTGACATCTCGCCCCAAAGAGGCAGTGGCCTTTGAAGACCCAGAAAATCCACAAAGTATGGATCAATTGATGAAATCCTTAGGGGCAGAACCGTTGGTTTGGTCATATAAAACTGATTGCTGTGGGGCCAGTTTTTCTATAACCAAGTCTGATATGGTCTATGGGATGACCGGAAAAATACTTGCCGGAGCAGTAGAAGCTGGGGCTCAAGCCATTGTTACCACATGCCCGTTATGTCAAACAAATTTAGAAACCAGACGTCAAGCTGGAGTAAATATACCAGTGTTTTATTTTACTGAATTAATGGGCCTAGCATTTGGACTAAAGGAAACTAACAGTTGGTTTAAAAAGCACATGGTTGATCCCACACCTTTAATCAGATCGATGACCTTGGAAAGTTAA
- a CDS encoding 4Fe-4S dicluster domain-containing protein translates to MNIITNNGLQQMDFNFMQEVKERSCQPIDLCYQCQRCASGCQVGSYIDFQPNQIIRMIQFGLKDELLKSSAIWLCVNCDTCGARCPNEISISAVTDALREMAIEQNVAASEKRVHVFHDNFLNAVKSGARVHEVTMLMKYKLRSGDLFSDIKMGLDLFTRGKLPLLPSKVKNKDKVKQIFNKINDNQTHLNVCAKNNTTVSVEERG, encoded by the coding sequence GTGAATATAATCACAAATAACGGTTTGCAACAGATGGATTTTAATTTTATGCAAGAGGTAAAAGAACGGAGCTGCCAACCGATTGATTTGTGTTACCAATGTCAAAGGTGCGCTTCGGGTTGCCAAGTGGGTTCATACATAGATTTTCAACCTAATCAAATAATTCGCATGATTCAGTTTGGGCTTAAGGATGAGCTGTTAAAAAGCTCAGCCATTTGGCTTTGTGTAAACTGTGATACTTGTGGAGCACGTTGTCCCAACGAGATTTCCATTTCTGCAGTAACTGACGCATTAAGGGAAATGGCAATAGAACAAAATGTTGCGGCCAGTGAGAAACGGGTGCACGTATTCCACGATAACTTCTTGAATGCGGTAAAATCCGGTGCTAGGGTGCACGAAGTCACTATGTTGATGAAATATAAGTTGAGGAGCGGGGACTTATTCTCTGATATAAAAATGGGATTAGACTTGTTTACCCGTGGTAAGCTGCCCCTTTTACCCAGCAAGGTTAAAAACAAAGATAAAGTCAAACAAATTTTTAATAAAATTAATGATAATCAAACCCATCTAAATGTTTGTGCTAAAAACAATACGACAGTGTCAGTGGAAGAAAGGGGGTAG